One stretch of Shewanella sp. Arc9-LZ DNA includes these proteins:
- the maiA gene encoding maleylacetoacetate isomerase, with amino-acid sequence MKLYGYWRSSAAYRVRIALNLKQLTAEHISVHLVNNGGEQHSEAYHQLNPSDLVPTFIDNNESGEINLSQSLAIIEYLDEKHPQQPLLPSNIEQRAIVRSMAQAIACEIHPLDNLRVLQYLVNEMGVSEADKMRWYHHWIHLGFAALEQQLSRYSGRFCFGDTPSLADICLIPQVYNAKRFNLELAAYPNIVRIWDECHKLPAFADAAPEQQHDAT; translated from the coding sequence ATGAAACTCTATGGCTACTGGCGTTCAAGTGCGGCATATCGCGTGCGTATTGCGTTAAATTTAAAGCAGTTAACGGCTGAACATATTTCAGTTCATTTGGTTAATAATGGTGGTGAGCAACATTCTGAGGCTTACCATCAACTCAACCCCTCGGATCTTGTGCCGACGTTTATCGACAATAATGAGTCAGGCGAGATTAACTTATCGCAATCGTTAGCCATTATAGAATACCTCGACGAAAAACACCCTCAGCAACCGTTACTTCCCAGCAATATTGAGCAGCGAGCTATTGTTCGCAGCATGGCTCAAGCCATAGCATGTGAAATTCATCCTTTAGATAATCTTCGAGTATTACAATATTTAGTTAACGAAATGGGTGTATCAGAAGCTGATAAAATGCGTTGGTATCACCATTGGATACACCTTGGTTTTGCTGCTTTAGAACAGCAGTTAAGCCGATATTCTGGACGTTTCTGCTTTGGTGATACGCCTTCGCTGGCCGATATTTGTCTGATCCCGCAAGTGTATAATGCCAAACGCTTTAATTTAGAGCTTGCTGCGTATCCTAATATTGTCAGAATTTGGGATGAGTGCCATAAGTTACCTGCATTTGCTGATGCCGCGCCAGAACAACAGCATGACGCGACGTAA